One Bermanella sp. WJH001 genomic region harbors:
- a CDS encoding CusA/CzcA family heavy metal efflux RND transporter — MINAIIQHAVTHRVWVLIVTVFLLLAGVYSVKHTPVDAIPDLSDVQVIVKTSYPGQAPQVVQDQITYPLTTAMLSVPKATTVRGFSFFGDSYIYIIFEDGTDMYWARSRVLEYLSQVSSALPDGLQPELGPDATGVGWVFNYALVDRTGQHDLSELRSLQDWFLKFELQSVAGVSEVATVGGMVRQYQVVIDPQKLRAYKLPLSHINNAIRQANQERGASVIEMAEAEYMVRIHGYLKNIEDIKNIPLGVSEQGTSLLLGDVASVSVGPQIRRGIAELDGEGEVVGGIVVMRYGENAQQTIDRVKDKLKQLKNSLPDGVEIVVTYDRSNLIQNAIDNLMDKLLEELLVVSIICLVFLFHFRSSLVVLISLPVAILCAYIIMYAQGVSANIMSLGGIAIAIGAMVDGAIVMIENVHKHFSKQTITEKNRWQVIVEACQEVGPAIFFSLLIITLSFLPVFTLEAQEGKLFTPLALTKTYAMAMAAALAITLVPVLMGYFIRGHIRDEKENPVHKLFLAIYQPVLAACLKYNKTVLLGALCILLAAWFPLKHTGSEFMPPLDEGDLMYMPTTYAGISIGKARQILQQTDRLIKTIPEVKSVFGKVGRAETATDPAPLTMIETVIQFKPKSQWREGVTKESIQEELNRLIDFPGLTNAFVMPIKTRIDMLATGIKTPVGIKVSGPDLTVIERIGKQIETHLSQLSDTRSVYSERVVGGRYIDIQIDRQQAARYGLNIQALQNTAQAAIGGIDVTQTVEGLERYPINVRYQQHYRDHVEKLKQLPILTQNNMYISLSDVARIEVNDGAAMIKSENARLNGWSYIDIHGDDLAGYVNQAQQYLKTNLDLPSGYSLSWSGQYEYLLRAQQKLSIVMPITLFIICVLLYLSLKRVSDVLMILLTMPFALVGAIGLVYLLGFQFSVAVAVGFIALAGVAIEIGILMMLYLNQAWARIAPNKDISFDMLSQAVQEGASARLRPILMTSLSSVVGLLPIMFADGTGSQVMQRIAAPMVGGMLSTIVLSLLILPTLFFFIKKQSIKS; from the coding sequence ATGATTAACGCCATTATTCAACATGCGGTTACCCATCGTGTTTGGGTGTTAATTGTCACTGTCTTTTTACTCTTGGCAGGGGTGTATAGTGTTAAACACACGCCTGTGGATGCCATTCCTGATTTATCCGATGTGCAAGTAATCGTCAAAACCTCTTATCCAGGCCAAGCGCCACAAGTGGTGCAAGACCAAATTACTTATCCGTTAACCACGGCCATGCTGAGCGTACCTAAAGCCACCACTGTAAGAGGCTTTAGTTTTTTTGGCGACAGTTATATCTACATCATATTTGAAGATGGCACAGACATGTACTGGGCCCGTTCCCGTGTGCTTGAGTACTTGTCTCAGGTAAGCAGCGCTTTGCCTGACGGTTTGCAACCTGAGTTAGGTCCAGATGCAACGGGTGTTGGTTGGGTGTTTAACTACGCGCTAGTGGATAGAACCGGTCAGCACGATTTAAGTGAGCTGCGTTCATTACAAGATTGGTTTTTAAAATTTGAATTGCAATCGGTGGCGGGTGTTTCTGAGGTGGCAACGGTTGGCGGTATGGTGCGCCAATATCAGGTGGTCATTGATCCACAAAAGCTGCGAGCTTATAAATTACCGTTATCCCATATTAACAATGCAATTCGCCAAGCGAACCAAGAACGTGGTGCCTCTGTAATCGAAATGGCCGAAGCGGAATACATGGTGCGCATTCATGGTTATTTAAAAAATATAGAAGACATAAAAAACATTCCGTTAGGTGTCAGCGAACAAGGCACATCATTATTGTTAGGTGATGTGGCCAGTGTCAGTGTGGGTCCGCAAATTCGTCGAGGCATTGCTGAGTTGGATGGTGAAGGCGAAGTGGTGGGTGGTATTGTGGTGATGCGCTACGGTGAAAATGCTCAACAAACCATTGATCGCGTAAAAGACAAACTGAAGCAATTAAAAAACAGCTTACCGGATGGCGTGGAAATAGTGGTGACCTATGACCGCTCGAACTTAATTCAAAATGCCATTGATAATCTCATGGATAAGTTACTAGAAGAACTCCTGGTTGTATCCATTATTTGTTTGGTGTTTTTATTTCATTTTAGATCATCACTGGTGGTGTTGATCAGTCTGCCAGTGGCCATATTATGTGCTTATATCATCATGTATGCACAAGGGGTGAGCGCCAATATTATGTCCCTAGGTGGCATCGCCATCGCCATTGGTGCCATGGTCGATGGTGCCATTGTGATGATTGAAAATGTGCATAAACATTTCTCAAAACAAACCATCACAGAAAAAAATCGCTGGCAGGTAATTGTTGAAGCCTGCCAAGAAGTGGGGCCGGCTATATTCTTTTCTTTGTTGATTATTACCTTAAGCTTTTTGCCAGTATTTACCCTAGAAGCACAAGAAGGAAAACTCTTCACTCCATTGGCGTTAACAAAAACCTATGCCATGGCAATGGCCGCGGCACTTGCGATTACCCTAGTGCCGGTTTTGATGGGTTATTTTATTCGCGGCCATATTCGTGATGAAAAAGAAAATCCCGTTCATAAACTATTTTTAGCCATTTACCAACCGGTATTAGCGGCATGCCTAAAGTACAACAAAACCGTTTTGCTGGGCGCTTTATGTATTTTATTGGCAGCGTGGTTTCCACTTAAACACACCGGTAGCGAATTTATGCCGCCATTGGATGAGGGGGATTTGATGTATATGCCCACCACTTATGCCGGAATATCCATTGGTAAAGCCCGACAAATTTTGCAACAAACGGATCGCTTAATTAAAACCATTCCCGAGGTTAAATCGGTATTTGGTAAGGTGGGGCGTGCAGAAACCGCAACAGACCCTGCACCATTAACCATGATTGAAACGGTGATTCAATTTAAGCCCAAATCTCAATGGCGTGAAGGGGTAACAAAAGAATCCATACAAGAGGAGCTGAATCGGCTAATCGATTTTCCCGGTTTAACAAATGCGTTTGTCATGCCAATTAAAACCCGTATAGACATGCTGGCCACGGGGATTAAAACCCCTGTGGGTATTAAAGTATCAGGGCCGGACTTAACAGTAATTGAACGTATTGGTAAGCAAATAGAAACCCATTTGTCTCAACTAAGTGATACTCGCTCGGTATACAGTGAACGGGTTGTGGGCGGTCGTTATATTGATATTCAGATCGATCGGCAACAAGCCGCGCGCTATGGCTTAAATATTCAAGCATTACAAAATACCGCGCAAGCGGCCATCGGAGGTATTGATGTTACCCAAACCGTGGAAGGCTTAGAGCGTTACCCGATTAATGTGCGTTACCAGCAACACTATCGAGATCATGTGGAGAAGTTAAAACAGCTTCCAATACTGACGCAGAATAATATGTATATTTCACTTTCTGATGTGGCACGCATCGAAGTAAACGATGGTGCGGCGATGATCAAAAGTGAAAATGCTCGACTGAATGGTTGGAGCTATATTGATATTCATGGTGATGATCTTGCTGGCTATGTGAATCAAGCACAGCAATACTTAAAGACAAACTTAGATCTGCCAAGTGGTTATTCTTTGTCTTGGAGTGGGCAGTATGAATACCTCTTAAGAGCACAACAAAAACTCAGCATTGTTATGCCCATCACCTTATTTATTATCTGCGTTTTATTATATTTGAGTTTAAAACGTGTATCGGATGTTTTGATGATACTGCTTACCATGCCTTTTGCTTTGGTTGGTGCAATTGGGTTGGTGTATCTTCTTGGCTTTCAGTTTAGTGTGGCTGTTGCGGTTGGCTTTATTGCACTAGCGGGTGTTGCTATTGAAATTGGTATCTTGATGATGCTGTACCTCAATCAAGCTTGGGCACGTATTGCACCTAATAAAGACATTAGCTTTGATATGTTAAGCCAGGCGGTACAAGAAGGTGCCAGTGCACGTCTTCGCCCTATACTCATGACTTCTCTATCCAGTGTGGTGGGTTTATTGCCCATTATGTTTGCAGATGGAACCGGCTCGCAGGTTATGCAACGAATAGCGGCACCTATGGTGGGAGGTATGCTTTCAACTATAGTGTTGTCGTTATTGATTCTACCGACACTGTTCTTTTTTATTAAAAAGCAGTCAATAAAATCATAG
- a CDS encoding DUF481 domain-containing protein codes for MSYSKTLVSIALISASQASFSLEPTTGEIELGVVSTTGNTETSSIKSKLSVNQDFQSWRNSYLIDTLFKEERITEDDGSKRTETSAERYFASAQGDYKLNEEHSALFVYGSYENDRFAGFDQQNSVAAGYADQIFKNETASLNYNAGPGYFYNKLNDGSTEEGGIIRLALEYKHRLSETSKFKQTFSTEAAVESDDNTKSKSETSLSATLMGNLSLKASYNVIHNTEVADDKENMDTTTSISILYLF; via the coding sequence ATGTCTTACTCTAAAACCCTAGTTTCAATAGCACTCATTTCAGCATCACAAGCCAGCTTTTCCCTTGAGCCCACCACAGGTGAAATAGAACTGGGGGTTGTCTCTACCACTGGTAATACTGAAACCAGCTCCATTAAAAGCAAACTATCGGTTAACCAAGATTTTCAATCGTGGCGTAATAGCTATTTAATCGATACGTTATTTAAAGAAGAACGAATCACTGAAGATGATGGCAGTAAACGTACCGAAACCAGTGCTGAACGTTATTTTGCCTCTGCTCAGGGTGACTACAAATTAAATGAAGAGCATTCTGCATTATTCGTATACGGCTCATATGAGAATGATCGCTTTGCCGGTTTTGATCAGCAAAATTCGGTTGCTGCAGGTTATGCAGACCAGATATTTAAAAACGAAACAGCCTCTTTAAACTATAATGCAGGCCCAGGTTATTTTTATAACAAACTGAATGACGGTAGCACTGAAGAAGGCGGCATTATTCGTTTGGCCCTTGAGTACAAACATCGCCTAAGTGAGACATCAAAATTCAAGCAGACCTTCAGTACTGAAGCGGCAGTTGAAAGTGATGACAATACCAAGAGCAAATCTGAAACCTCTCTTTCTGCCACATTAATGGGCAACTTAAGTTTAAAAGCTTCTTATAATGTGATTCACAATACTGAGGTCGCTGACGATAAAGAAAATATGGATACAACTACCAGTATTTCTATATTGTATTTATTCTAA
- a CDS encoding mechanosensitive ion channel domain-containing protein, with protein sequence MDFLKNFVINNQAIIEDYSLRVLVSFFIIWLGFKLSRLVAKWIGRLLARKSIDAAISAFVQSLARILILIAIIIAALSHLGIETTTFVTIIGAAGLAIALALQGSLSNFASGILIAGFRPFKAGDYVEAAGVAGVVKEIQIFSTVMTTPDNKRVVVPNAQVTGGAITNYSANPTRRIDLVVGVAYNADLKQCESLLKDILDSHPLILKDPAYTIGLLELADSSVNFAVRPWVKTEDFWAVKFELNKTIKEALDNAGIGIPFPQMDIHLHQQSKKG encoded by the coding sequence ATGGATTTTCTTAAGAATTTTGTTATAAACAACCAAGCAATTATTGAAGATTACTCTCTTCGTGTCTTGGTTTCTTTTTTCATTATTTGGCTGGGTTTTAAACTCAGCCGCTTGGTGGCCAAGTGGATTGGCCGCCTGTTAGCTAGAAAATCCATTGATGCTGCCATTTCTGCTTTTGTGCAAAGCCTTGCACGCATCTTAATTCTCATTGCGATCATTATCGCAGCGCTTAGTCACCTAGGCATCGAAACCACCACCTTTGTGACCATCATTGGTGCAGCGGGTTTAGCCATTGCCCTTGCCCTTCAAGGCTCGCTTTCAAATTTTGCATCTGGCATTTTAATCGCAGGCTTTCGTCCTTTTAAGGCTGGTGATTATGTAGAGGCCGCGGGCGTGGCTGGAGTGGTGAAAGAAATCCAAATTTTTTCAACTGTCATGACCACACCTGACAACAAGCGTGTTGTGGTACCCAATGCTCAAGTGACTGGTGGTGCAATCACTAATTATTCGGCCAACCCTACTCGACGCATCGATTTAGTAGTGGGTGTGGCCTACAACGCAGATTTAAAGCAATGTGAAAGCTTGCTTAAAGATATTTTAGATAGCCACCCTTTAATTTTAAAAGACCCTGCCTACACCATAGGTTTATTAGAGCTTGCCGACTCTTCTGTGAATTTTGCCGTGCGCCCTTGGGTGAAAACTGAAGACTTCTGGGCCGTTAAATTTGAATTAAATAAAACCATTAAAGAAGCGTTAGACAACGCAGGAATTGGTATTCCGTTCCCGCAAATGGATATTCACTTACATCAACAATCTAAAAAGGGATAA
- a CDS encoding NCS2 family permease: MLEKLFQLNKFGSNSKTEIMAGITTYLTMAYIIFVNPAMLADAGMDKGAVFVATCLAAALGCFIMGFWANLPVALAPGMGLNAFFTYGVVLGMGHSWQTALGAVFLSGVIFILISAFKLREWIINAIPVTLKKAIAAGIGSFLALIALKNAGIIVDHPATLVSLGDITSFSPAMAILGFFLIIALIQRNIPGAVMIAVLAVTVIGLIAGDVSYSGIVSAPPSLAPTFMQMDIAAALDVAMLSVIFAFLFVDLFDTSGTLIAVTQRAGLTKADGEVPRLGKALMADSTATIAGAALGTSTTTSYIESAAGVAAGGRTGMTAVTVGVLFLLSIFFAPLAGMIPVYATAGAIFYVSILMMFTLKEVEWDDLTEAAPVAVVLLLTPLTFSIAHGITLGFVTYAAAKVLGGKAHELSTSVWVLAVLLLAKIIFVG; this comes from the coding sequence ATGCTAGAAAAACTGTTTCAGCTGAACAAGTTCGGCAGCAATAGCAAAACCGAAATCATGGCAGGTATCACCACCTACCTAACCATGGCGTACATTATATTTGTAAACCCTGCGATGCTAGCTGATGCAGGTATGGATAAAGGCGCTGTATTTGTAGCCACCTGTCTTGCCGCGGCATTGGGTTGTTTCATCATGGGCTTTTGGGCAAACCTGCCGGTTGCCTTAGCACCTGGCATGGGTTTAAACGCATTTTTCACTTATGGTGTTGTTTTAGGCATGGGCCACAGCTGGCAAACAGCATTGGGCGCGGTATTTTTAAGCGGTGTTATCTTTATTTTAATCAGTGCATTTAAACTGCGTGAATGGATTATCAACGCCATTCCTGTCACGTTGAAAAAGGCTATTGCCGCCGGTATAGGTTCTTTCCTTGCTCTTATTGCCCTTAAAAATGCAGGTATCATTGTTGATCACCCTGCTACGCTCGTCAGCCTTGGTGATATCACTAGCTTTTCACCAGCCATGGCCATTCTTGGGTTCTTCTTAATCATTGCACTTATCCAGCGTAATATTCCTGGCGCGGTTATGATTGCGGTATTAGCGGTTACTGTGATCGGCTTGATCGCTGGGGACGTAAGCTATTCAGGTATTGTTTCTGCACCGCCTTCATTGGCACCTACTTTTATGCAAATGGACATAGCAGCGGCTCTTGATGTGGCCATGTTGAGCGTTATTTTTGCATTTTTGTTTGTGGATTTATTTGATACCAGTGGTACTTTAATCGCGGTTACACAGCGTGCAGGTTTGACTAAGGCTGACGGTGAAGTTCCGCGTCTTGGTAAAGCACTTATGGCAGACAGTACCGCAACGATTGCAGGTGCTGCCTTAGGTACATCAACCACCACCAGTTATATTGAAAGTGCAGCAGGGGTTGCAGCCGGTGGCCGTACCGGTATGACCGCCGTGACGGTGGGTGTATTGTTTTTATTAAGTATTTTCTTTGCACCGCTAGCTGGTATGATTCCAGTTTACGCCACAGCAGGTGCTATTTTTTATGTTTCCATCTTAATGATGTTTACATTAAAAGAAGTGGAATGGGATGACTTAACGGAAGCAGCACCGGTTGCGGTTGTACTGTTATTAACACCACTGACATTCTCAATCGCCCATGGTATTACACTAGGCTTTGTAACCTACGCAGCTGCCAAAGTATTAGGTGGTAAAGCCCACGAGCTGAGCACCAGCGTTTGGGTATTAGCTGTGTTATTATTGGCGAAAATTATTTTTGTTGGCTAA
- a CDS encoding outer membrane protein OmpK — protein MKKLTLGLLLAASSLVNAETFFKDQSLSVLQGNDYEIGDNERAVLTYEYLSVHNWGDVFGFVDRLVDQNNGGAETYIELSPNFNLATFDGGLVNSVKLATTWEMASTAFVQSDNLLVGLGAGLNVPGFSHLSVSAYQRFNDSGEDNQQVTVVWGMPFNVAGQDFMFDGFWDFETELNDTTSSNFTPQLKWDMAKLVGYDNKLYVGVEYVMWDNKFHDKTADENNVNLLVKAHF, from the coding sequence ATGAAAAAATTAACCCTTGGCTTATTATTAGCAGCTTCAAGTTTAGTGAATGCTGAAACCTTCTTTAAAGATCAGAGCCTATCAGTGCTTCAAGGTAATGATTACGAAATTGGTGATAACGAAAGAGCTGTACTGACGTATGAATATTTAAGTGTACACAACTGGGGTGATGTATTTGGTTTTGTTGATCGTTTGGTTGACCAAAACAATGGCGGTGCAGAAACCTATATTGAATTGAGCCCTAACTTTAACCTAGCTACTTTTGATGGTGGTTTAGTAAACAGCGTTAAGTTAGCGACCACTTGGGAAATGGCATCCACGGCATTTGTTCAAAGTGATAATTTATTAGTTGGTTTAGGTGCTGGCTTGAATGTACCTGGTTTCTCTCACTTAAGTGTCAGTGCTTATCAACGTTTTAATGATTCAGGTGAAGATAATCAACAGGTAACAGTTGTTTGGGGTATGCCATTCAACGTGGCTGGCCAAGACTTTATGTTTGATGGTTTTTGGGATTTTGAAACAGAACTTAACGATACCACCAGCAGCAACTTCACCCCGCAACTTAAGTGGGATATGGCAAAACTGGTTGGTTATGACAATAAACTTTACGTAGGTGTTGAATATGTAATGTGGGATAACAAATTCCACGATAAAACAGCTGACGAAAACAACGTAAATTTGTTAGTTAAAGCCCACTTTTAA
- a CDS encoding adenine phosphoribosyltransferase, whose translation MSVYQDEIKNAVRTVENWPEQGVMFRDIMPLLQNKQVFRKLIDSFVHRYQGMQLDAVAAIDARGFILGAPLAYELGLSLVPVRKKGKLPFETVCQSYDLEYGSAEIELHTDAFKPGDNVLVMDDLIATGGTMLAACELVKKLGANVVEVAAIIDLPDLKGSEKIKAAGFDVYSICEFDGL comes from the coding sequence ATGTCTGTCTATCAAGATGAAATCAAAAACGCCGTGCGAACGGTAGAAAATTGGCCAGAACAAGGGGTGATGTTTCGTGACATCATGCCTTTATTACAAAACAAACAAGTATTTCGTAAGCTGATTGATAGTTTTGTACATCGTTATCAAGGCATGCAATTAGATGCGGTGGCGGCCATTGATGCCCGCGGTTTTATTTTAGGTGCACCGCTTGCGTATGAACTAGGCTTGTCATTGGTGCCAGTGCGTAAAAAAGGCAAGTTGCCGTTTGAAACGGTTTGCCAAAGCTATGATTTAGAATATGGCAGTGCAGAAATAGAGTTGCATACCGATGCGTTTAAACCAGGTGATAATGTGTTGGTAATGGACGATTTGATTGCCACCGGTGGCACCATGCTAGCGGCATGTGAGTTGGTTAAAAAGCTAGGGGCTAATGTGGTGGAAGTGGCGGCGATTATTGATTTGCCCGATTTAAAAGGCAGTGAAAAAATTAAAGCGGCCGGTTTTGATGTGTATTCGATTTGCGAATTTGATGGGCTGTAG
- a CDS encoding ChrR family anti-sigma-E factor, protein MANYHPSDELLMEFTAGQKHDALGIMVACHLETCRECQKRSQVFEQLGGEILEETQETTLSEGLLNKLLSRLSEAPKTTQTADDGDTRLPRPLRRFVPGYFDSLPWSGLSKNIKEFTLPLSDKRYVAKFYKIAAGKELPIHTHKGNEFTLVMSGQFSDDAGDYKQGDFILADTSTHHQPRAGMNEDCICFAVMDAPLKFTGFFGRMLNPFMR, encoded by the coding sequence ATGGCTAATTATCATCCTTCTGACGAACTTTTAATGGAGTTCACAGCAGGGCAAAAACATGACGCCCTAGGTATCATGGTGGCTTGCCACCTTGAAACCTGCCGTGAATGCCAAAAGCGCAGTCAAGTATTTGAACAACTAGGCGGTGAAATCTTGGAAGAAACCCAAGAGACCACTTTAAGCGAAGGGCTTTTGAATAAGCTGCTAAGCCGTTTAAGTGAAGCCCCTAAAACAACCCAAACAGCCGATGATGGTGATACGCGCCTGCCGCGTCCACTGAGGCGGTTTGTGCCCGGCTATTTTGATAGTCTGCCATGGAGTGGCCTGTCAAAAAATATTAAAGAATTTACTCTGCCCCTTAGTGACAAACGCTATGTGGCAAAATTCTATAAAATTGCCGCAGGTAAAGAACTACCAATACATACCCACAAAGGTAACGAGTTTACCTTGGTTATGTCTGGACAGTTCTCTGACGATGCTGGTGACTACAAGCAGGGTGACTTCATCTTAGCTGACACTAGCACTCACCATCAGCCACGAGCAGGCATGAATGAAGACTGCATCTGTTTTGCGGTTATGGATGCGCCACTGAAATTCACAGGATTTTTTGGGCGAATGTTAAACCCATTTATGCGCTAA